In one window of Candidatus Omnitrophota bacterium DNA:
- a CDS encoding YjgP/YjgQ family permease → MKLFLKYLLLRFGKAFFIAAAGFMSLFIFSGLITRLSVFSEYGASAKQIAYFLACKSPAWFLQALPVSILLALVMTLTALKRHNELTAIETSGVSMITLMKPFIAAGAVITAIMFLTDEFAAKMASKEAYRYYNVVIKGHDAPPPRGRYFNLLYHTDNAAAGKSFYYIGFYDSAKRAGSNFNLDITGKSGSVNIFARTFIYKEDWELRNGVERSWDNAGKLIAEESFKSRLFNFAQEPEDFLIKTISYREMGIARLRKHIKELRSAGIPSHQERLDLQARVSSAMSALVVIILGFPIGIYFSHLGRIFAVALSMVVCFTYWGLYSLGLSFGQTGALPPWISAWGVNMIFVLAGLYFMKKKNV, encoded by the coding sequence ATGAAACTTTTTTTAAAATACCTGCTGCTGCGCTTCGGCAAGGCTTTTTTCATAGCCGCGGCGGGCTTTATGAGCCTTTTCATTTTTTCGGGCCTTATCACACGCCTGAGCGTTTTTTCAGAATACGGCGCTTCAGCAAAACAGATCGCCTATTTCCTCGCCTGCAAAAGTCCTGCCTGGTTTTTACAGGCGCTTCCCGTGTCCATACTGCTGGCCCTTGTCATGACCTTAACGGCTCTCAAACGTCACAATGAACTGACCGCGATAGAGACTTCTGGCGTCTCCATGATCACGCTGATGAAACCCTTCATCGCCGCCGGGGCTGTTATCACGGCCATTATGTTTTTAACAGACGAGTTTGCGGCCAAAATGGCCTCAAAGGAGGCCTACCGCTATTATAATGTCGTTATCAAAGGGCATGACGCCCCCCCTCCACGGGGCCGCTATTTCAATCTGCTATATCACACGGATAATGCGGCGGCGGGAAAATCCTTTTATTACATAGGTTTTTACGACTCCGCCAAAAGGGCCGGGAGTAATTTCAATCTGGATATCACGGGGAAAAGCGGCTCCGTTAATATTTTTGCCCGAACTTTCATTTACAAAGAGGATTGGGAATTAAGAAACGGTGTTGAAAGGTCATGGGACAACGCGGGCAAATTGATAGCAGAAGAAAGTTTCAAATCGCGGCTTTTCAATTTCGCCCAGGAACCGGAGGATTTTCTCATAAAAACCATTTCTTACCGCGAAATGGGAATAGCGCGGCTGCGCAAACACATAAAAGAACTCAGGTCCGCGGGAATACCCTCTCATCAGGAAAGGCTTGACCTCCAGGCCCGCGTTTCATCCGCGATGTCGGCGCTGGTTGTGATAATACTTGGTTTCCCCATAGGTATTTATTTCAGCCACCTCGGGAGGATTTTCGCCGTGGCTCTCAGCATGGTCGTGTGCTTCACTTACTGGGGGCTTTACTCGCTCGGACTCTCTTTCGGCCAGACGGGAGCTCTGCCCCCCTGGATAAGCGCGTGGGGTGTAAATATGATTTTTGTTCTGGCCGGGCTTTATTTCATGAAAAAGAAAAATGTCTGA
- a CDS encoding YjbQ family protein, which translates to MVKSIEVKTHDQTEMIDITEAVATAVRSSAVKEGTAFVFVPHTTAGVTINENADPDVKRDILSEMNKVIPFDDDYRHMEGNSAAHIKSSLFGPGLTVIISGGKLLLGTWQSIYFCEFDGPRNRRFYVKIQGD; encoded by the coding sequence ATGGTCAAAAGCATAGAAGTAAAAACACATGATCAAACGGAGATGATAGATATCACGGAGGCCGTGGCAACCGCGGTAAGATCATCCGCCGTCAAGGAAGGAACGGCTTTTGTTTTTGTGCCGCACACGACGGCAGGGGTGACGATCAACGAAAACGCGGACCCCGATGTGAAAAGGGATATCCTGTCGGAGATGAATAAGGTGATACCTTTTGACGATGATTACAGGCACATGGAAGGGAATTCAGCCGCGCATATAAAGTCATCGCTTTTCGGGCCGGGCCTGACCGTTATTATAAGCGGCGGAAAACTTCTTTTGGGAACATGGCAGAGCATATATTTTTGCGAGTTTGACGGTCCGAGAAACAGAAGATTTTATGTGAAGATTCAGGGGGATTAA
- a CDS encoding UDP-N-acetylglucosamine--N-acetylmuramyl-(pentapeptide) pyrophosphoryl-undecaprenol N-acetylglucosamine transferase codes for MDFNVNKKILVFTGASGGHIMPALALRRYFPRSPIIAVRTGTTEALLKDTANVVFIRPLALGKITFDALKDLFRAIVFALKFKSERILCFGSYLNAVGVFCAKIGGAELYFFEPNAVPGKGTALLRHFADKIFYIFPPEVKYQNGVFCKFPVSAVKYGREEARSRLGLSSDQPLVLIFGGSQGSGFINDLVAGLLSKLRFVQIIHITGEADFVRVNAAYDAHKGKHLILPACHYMSLLYSAADAAVSRAGAGTLAELAFYKIPSLLIPYPLAGAHQEKNAEFFSSPPAALIISQRDAEDGVVLKAIEELVSGNFWKLKENLAKISLSDDGADLAKKLSA; via the coding sequence TTGGATTTTAATGTAAACAAAAAAATACTTGTGTTTACCGGCGCTTCCGGCGGTCACATAATGCCCGCGCTGGCCTTGCGCAGATATTTTCCGCGCTCTCCGATCATTGCCGTCAGGACCGGCACGACCGAGGCGCTTTTGAAAGATACGGCGAATGTGGTTTTCATACGGCCGCTCGCTCTCGGAAAAATAACTTTTGACGCCCTGAAAGATCTTTTCCGCGCGATCGTCTTTGCGTTGAAATTCAAAAGCGAACGGATTCTGTGCTTCGGGTCATATCTTAACGCTGTCGGCGTCTTCTGCGCGAAGATCGGCGGAGCCGAACTTTATTTTTTTGAACCCAATGCCGTGCCCGGGAAAGGCACGGCGCTCCTCAGGCATTTTGCCGATAAGATCTTTTATATTTTCCCGCCGGAGGTGAAATACCAAAACGGTGTTTTCTGTAAATTCCCCGTCTCGGCTGTCAAATACGGCCGTGAGGAAGCGCGTTCGCGCCTGGGGCTTTCCTCTGATCAGCCGCTTGTTTTGATTTTCGGCGGCAGTCAGGGCAGCGGTTTTATCAATGATCTTGTCGCGGGACTGCTTTCAAAACTCAGATTCGTCCAGATAATCCATATAACGGGAGAGGCGGATTTTGTCCGCGTGAACGCCGCTTATGACGCTCATAAAGGTAAGCATCTTATTCTGCCGGCCTGTCATTATATGAGTTTGCTTTACAGCGCCGCCGATGCCGCTGTATCAAGGGCCGGCGCAGGGACCCTTGCGGAACTGGCTTTCTATAAAATACCCTCTTTGCTGATACCTTATCCCCTGGCGGGAGCCCATCAGGAAAAAAACGCGGAATTTTTTTCCTCGCCGCCCGCGGCGCTTATAATCAGCCAGCGTGACGCTGAAGACGGCGTGGTCTTGAAGGCGATTGAGGAGCTTGTTTCAGGAAATTTCTGGAAATTAAAAGAGAATCTTGCTAAAATCAGCCTTTCTGATGACGGCGCCGACCTTGCGAAAAAATTATCGGCGTAG
- a CDS encoding aspartate-semialdehyde dehydrogenase, giving the protein MRNYKVAVAGSTGAVGREMLKMLERLDFPVGEIRLLASARSAGKKLTFKGREITVEELSPEWIANNDLDMVIMSAGGSISEKYAPLFRDKKIYVIDNSSAWRMDKDVPLVVPEINSAALSKDKYIIANPNCSTIQMVHALAPLHRKAVIKRIIAVTFQAVSGAGRKAVSELEKESRQIVESGFAEKKLSNKDFAPFPCQIAFNCIPQIDVFMENAFTKEEMKMVNETKKILDPRIELSVTCVRVPVFRGHSEAVNIEFSNDISADEARKLLEKEPGIKVIDDTASLKYPTAIDADGELETFVGRIRKDESRPNSLWMWIVSDNLLKGAALNAVQIAQKLIEII; this is encoded by the coding sequence ATGAGAAATTATAAAGTCGCGGTCGCCGGGTCCACCGGCGCGGTGGGCAGAGAGATGCTGAAGATGCTGGAAAGGCTTGATTTCCCGGTGGGTGAAATCCGTCTTCTGGCTTCGGCGCGGTCAGCGGGAAAGAAGCTCACTTTCAAAGGCAGAGAGATAACGGTTGAGGAGCTTTCACCGGAGTGGATCGCGAACAACGACCTTGATATGGTCATTATGTCTGCCGGCGGTTCCATTTCGGAGAAATACGCGCCCCTCTTCAGGGACAAAAAAATCTATGTTATAGACAACTCCTCCGCATGGCGCATGGATAAAGATGTGCCCTTAGTTGTGCCCGAAATCAATTCCGCGGCTCTGTCAAAAGACAAATACATCATAGCGAATCCCAACTGCTCCACCATCCAGATGGTGCACGCTCTCGCCCCGCTGCACAGAAAAGCAGTGATCAAAAGGATAATCGCCGTCACTTTTCAGGCTGTCTCCGGAGCCGGACGGAAAGCCGTCAGCGAACTGGAAAAAGAGAGCCGGCAGATCGTTGAAAGCGGCTTCGCCGAAAAAAAACTTTCCAATAAAGATTTTGCGCCTTTTCCCTGCCAGATCGCTTTTAACTGCATACCGCAGATAGATGTTTTTATGGAAAACGCTTTCACAAAAGAAGAAATGAAAATGGTGAACGAAACAAAAAAAATACTCGACCCGCGCATAGAGCTTTCCGTCACCTGCGTGAGGGTGCCGGTTTTCAGGGGCCATTCCGAGGCGGTTAACATAGAGTTTTCAAATGATATCAGCGCGGACGAGGCGAGAAAGCTTCTGGAAAAAGAACCGGGGATTAAAGTTATTGACGACACGGCTTCCCTTAAATATCCGACGGCCATAGACGCCGACGGGGAGCTGGAGACTTTTGTCGGGAGGATACGGAAAGACGAATCCCGCCCGAACAGTTTATGGATGTGGATCGTCTCGGATAATCTTCTCAAAGGCGCCGCTCTCAATGCCGTGCAGATAGCTCAGAAACTCATTGAAATCATCTGA
- the truA gene encoding tRNA pseudouridine(38-40) synthase TruA, with protein sequence MKRYKLSLSYDGSRFHGSQIQNDRVTVAGNLAAALKKVLGSSPRVLFASRTDRGVHARENVCSFEASLKMPVSALVGALNSRLGGYVKINHISRADDSFNPRHGCLSKTYRYYVSCKENFPYMRDYVFSVPQRLDRKKMEKAASLLTGKKDFRRLSSCSDRENTICHILDCRVSKGRPDFFIEIEGSHFLYKMVRTAASFIIACGKGEIEPDDLGAILEGCRKRVAPAPAEGLYLWRVKYL encoded by the coding sequence ATGAAGCGCTATAAACTTTCGCTTTCTTACGACGGGAGCAGATTTCACGGGAGTCAGATACAGAATGATAGAGTGACGGTCGCGGGGAATCTCGCCGCGGCTTTGAAAAAAGTTCTCGGATCTTCGCCTCGCGTGCTGTTCGCGTCCAGAACCGATAGAGGCGTTCATGCCAGGGAAAATGTCTGTTCTTTCGAGGCGTCTTTGAAGATGCCCGTATCCGCTCTTGTGGGCGCTCTGAATTCACGGCTCGGCGGATATGTGAAGATCAATCATATAAGCCGGGCCGATGATTCTTTTAATCCGCGTCACGGATGCCTGTCAAAAACATACAGATATTATGTGAGCTGTAAGGAAAATTTCCCCTATATGCGGGATTATGTTTTTTCCGTTCCTCAAAGACTTGACCGTAAAAAAATGGAGAAGGCAGCGTCGCTGTTAACGGGAAAAAAGGATTTCCGCCGGCTGTCGTCATGCTCAGATAGAGAAAACACGATATGCCATATCCTCGATTGCAGGGTGTCAAAGGGCCGTCCCGACTTCTTTATTGAGATAGAGGGCTCTCATTTCCTCTATAAAATGGTCCGAACGGCGGCCTCTTTTATCATAGCCTGCGGTAAAGGAGAAATAGAGCCGGATGATCTCGGCGCCATTCTGGAAGGTTGCCGCAAGCGCGTAGCCCCTGCTCCGGCCGAAGGCCTTTATCTATGGCGCGTGAAATATCTTTAA
- a CDS encoding S8 family serine peptidase, whose protein sequence is MSDFRHAALSALFFLQATFLYADASVLLKFKEGTPENIQKNLISRSTPTAVSLMEEISVWRLKFPSAPEALEAVKFFNNFDETKYCYKSRLRRAFAAPNDPNYASQWGLSTANGINMEQAWNIEGSSGSASIIIAVIDTGVDYKHEDLSAKMWTSPQGYHGYDFADDDNDPKYERTAFPSEDHATHVAGIAAAGTDNGIGIAGVAVKCRIMSVRVLKWSDYYSDYTGSDYDIAAGICWAVRNGARVINMSLGGDYAGAEADACAYAFERGVFIAAASGNDNTPYISYPAALSTTFAVGAVNESGNRCSPSDWVAGGGSNYGPNLDVLAPGNNILSTVPSDSYDSWDGTSMATPFVAGLASIILSIRPDYGPGDVAEAIRRSGSDYPTFTNERGYGVINANDCIANLNAHIASLAQKVTVFPNPLRASAGVALKFAFSPAPSSVNVVRIFDFAGQEIVKLDQSSYYPSSQLISWDGKNSRGAKVASGIYFYFAETNIGQSKGHFAVIK, encoded by the coding sequence ATGTCTGATTTTCGCCATGCCGCTCTCAGCGCCCTGTTTTTTTTACAAGCGACTTTTCTTTATGCCGACGCAAGCGTTCTTCTTAAATTCAAAGAAGGCACTCCTGAAAATATACAGAAAAATCTCATAAGCCGCTCAACGCCGACCGCTGTTTCGCTTATGGAAGAAATATCCGTTTGGCGGCTTAAATTCCCTTCAGCGCCGGAAGCTCTTGAGGCCGTAAAATTTTTCAACAACTTTGATGAAACAAAATACTGCTACAAAAGCCGATTGCGACGGGCTTTCGCCGCGCCCAATGACCCAAATTACGCTTCACAGTGGGGTCTCTCCACTGCCAACGGCATCAACATGGAGCAGGCATGGAATATAGAGGGCAGTTCCGGCTCCGCAAGCATAATAATCGCCGTCATTGACACCGGGGTCGATTATAAACATGAAGATTTATCTGCAAAAATGTGGACTTCTCCTCAAGGTTATCACGGTTATGATTTTGCCGATGACGATAATGACCCTAAATATGAACGCACCGCCTTTCCTTCTGAGGATCATGCCACGCACGTTGCCGGAATTGCCGCTGCTGGAACTGATAATGGTATCGGCATTGCCGGAGTTGCGGTAAAATGCAGAATAATGTCGGTGAGGGTTCTAAAATGGAGTGATTATTATTCCGATTATACAGGATCTGATTATGATATCGCTGCAGGGATTTGCTGGGCAGTTAGAAACGGCGCGCGGGTAATAAATATGAGTCTCGGGGGAGACTATGCCGGCGCCGAAGCGGACGCCTGCGCTTATGCTTTTGAACGCGGAGTTTTTATAGCTGCGGCATCAGGAAATGATAACACCCCCTATATCTCTTATCCGGCGGCGCTCTCTACAACTTTTGCCGTCGGAGCGGTTAACGAAAGCGGCAATCGTTGTTCACCAAGCGATTGGGTCGCGGGCGGGGGAAGCAATTACGGGCCGAACCTTGATGTTCTTGCTCCCGGAAATAATATTTTAAGTACCGTGCCTTCAGATAGCTATGACTCGTGGGACGGCACCTCAATGGCAACGCCTTTTGTCGCAGGGCTGGCTTCAATTATTTTATCAATTCGGCCGGATTACGGTCCGGGTGATGTCGCCGAGGCTATCAGACGCTCGGGCTCTGATTATCCGACTTTTACAAACGAAAGGGGTTACGGCGTGATAAACGCCAATGACTGCATAGCTAACCTCAATGCTCATATCGCAAGCCTTGCTCAAAAGGTAACGGTTTTTCCGAACCCTTTAAGGGCCTCGGCCGGCGTCGCCTTGAAATTCGCTTTCAGTCCCGCGCCCTCGTCGGTGAATGTTGTGAGAATTTTTGATTTTGCGGGCCAGGAGATCGTCAAACTGGATCAGTCGTCATATTATCCGTCAAGCCAGCTGATCAGCTGGGACGGGAAAAACAGCCGCGGCGCAAAAGTGGCGTCCGGAATTTATTTTTATTTTGCGGAAACAAATATCGGCCAAAGCAAAGGGCATTTTGCGGTGATAAAATGA